The nucleotide window actcctacccccagccctaaaaacatatataaacccactcagacttctgggcgatgtGACTTcccgggtctctctctctctctctctctctctctctctctctcggctgTGAACCTCGCCCGggagtgccccaataaagcctcgttgcttacccctttcagagctctgctcgtctttctttctctggcgccggcccaTCCAAAAATCTTACAGTTGGGACAGCAACACAATCATCTGCAAGGCAGGAGTTGGGGTATCATATTGGACAGTTTAGGAGATATTTTCAGAATTATCCAACCTCAACCCACCCATCCTTCACCTTTGGACTGACTGCCAAAGCAACACACCCACTAGGCTCACCAAGTATTGGGAGCAGCAAAGTGTAAGCAAAGCAGCACAGTCCTACACCTGGCTCTGCAACTTAGTAACCAGAACAATCCCCTCCTTTCTCAGTCCTTAGTTTTTACCTCTAAACAATGAGGGGGTTCCATGATCTCCAGGGCTAGAAAGAGTAAAACTCCCCTGCTCTGCAGGACCTCACCGCCCCATGATGCGCCCTCATCTAACTCTAGGGAACGAACCCCTCATCCCTGagccccacagcccagcccaggtCTACCCGAGGTGCCTCGTGGTGGAGGGTGCAGCTGCCCTCCGCGCACGTCCTCAGCCTGTCCCTGGACATCGCTGCACACCAGTGTCCACCGTCCAAGAGGAGATGGTCGCTACTGGCTTCCTGGAAAACAAGGTCGGGCCGCAGGAGCCCCCTCCGGCTCCGTGCGGACACCGCGCTTCCTCCCGCCTGCGCCGGAGCCTGGGTGGCCGGCGACGGTCCACATTCACCCAGGGGGTTGGGCCACCGCAGCCAACCGCGCTGTGGGGGGAAGGGCAGCGGGAGCCCAGGGCGGGGCCCCGAGGGGAGGCCGGCCCATTTGTGATCCTGGCGCGCCATCTGGCGGCCCGCGCGGGCACGGCCCCGGGAACGTCCCCGCCGTGGCCGATCTCGCCCGGGGCGGCCATTTCGCGTGGCGGACGGCGCATTTTCCCGGCGGCCACTGCGACCCGGTTTCGCGGCTGCAGGAAATGGCGGCGAGCGCAGGCGCACTGGTGACAGCTGTACGCTCGCCGAGTCACGCGAACGCGAAGTTGGGTCCGCGCGAGTCGGATGCGTCCCCGCGCAGGCGCAGTCGTGCCGCGTCTGCTGCCCAGaccccggagggcggagggggggggggtcctcTCTTACTCTCGGTTTACTTTTCCCTCCCAAGTCTAGGGCACCACACTGGTTGTGCAGGCTATAGCACTATACTCCAGACAGAATAAACATGACAATAAATTGGGGAACTATTAAAAAGATACCTATGCAGGTGCTTCAACCCTGCCCTCCCTTAAGCGTCTTACCCACTTTCGCGAGCCTTGGCGCATGTGCTTGGGACCCAACCACACAATGCTTGCATCCACCTGTGTCCTGTCTGCTGGCACCATCCAGCATGTTCAGATGAGTATCTTTGCCAAGCTTCAAAAGCCACTGACCCTGGGTGGGCACCACCTTTGCAGTTAGGGCACCCCACAGGCCCATACAGCACATACCCTAACCATACCCATATTACCACTCTAGGGTCAGAAGGGCAGGCCACTGTTGTGCCCTAACCCCTGTATCATTCCAAACACACCTTTCTCTCAATTGCCTACAGCAGAGGCGAGACTCAGCTGGAACACTTAATGAAATTTATTGAGCAGAAACATTTACTGCAAccactggagaaaagggaatgacAACACAGACAGCAATTGATGACGGCCACTAGAGGCCATAGGTCCCGGGCCCCGTCCTCCTGGGCTCCCTGGCCAGGTGCCTCCTCTGCCCGGCCCCCACATCTGCCCCCGTCCAGGACGCTGGACTCTCGCAACCTCCACTCCCTTCAGGGACCCCCTCCCGGCCCACCCGCTGGGGCGAGGCCCTGAACTATGGCCGGCACAGGACAGTCACAGGACACTGGAAAACACAGCAGAACACACCCCACCACAtcgaagaaactgagtcacaaggGACAGCAGGGGTGGACGTCAAAGCACAGTCCTCGGGGAGCCCCGCACAGCCCCCCCGTCCGTCCCAGGTCCAGCTCTTCTCCCCGAGGTCACGGGGTGCGCGTCCCCGCCGCCCTCGTCGTCCGTCCTGCCCGCTGCCTCCTGGGACTGTGCTCCGGGTCTCCGGGGAGGAGCTGCTTGGATAAGAACACGCACATCTCCGCAAGGACAAGCTGCGGTTGGCCTAAATCTACTCCGAGAAAGCAGAAGCTGAGCTCACGACACTGCACAACAGcgagcagggcctgggctggcacCGAAGCCCACAGCACGTGCCCGGGGCCGAGAGGCGGCCGGCCGGGCAGGCCGGGACGTGCCCCCCGGGGCTGGCGCGCACACAGCGGCTTTGCACAGGAAcggtggctggtggctgggggtgggggttgggggggcgcCTGTGCTTGACACGTGGGTCGCTATGGGCCCTACGCGGATAAGGGTGGGCTTCCCAGAACAGGGCTCGGCCTGTCCCGGGGACGGTGAATGGGGGGCCCCtctggggaggcccaggcagccGGCACCCTTGAGACGGCCTCTGTCCCTCTAAGGTCTCCCGGTCCAGTGCGGGTGGCAGACGTCTTTGGGTGCCCTCACCCAGGCCGCGGCCGGCCGCTCACGGGTGCTTCCAGGCCGGCTGCCCGAGTTGGCAAGGTttggggctggggccaggtgcggtggtgtcACGGCAGggccacctctcccctccccgttGGGTGGCAAACATGGTCATCTGGGTCACCAGGAAGGGCCGGGGATGGGCCGGGGATGGTGGTTGGGGCCccttgggggaggtgggaggcccCTAGGCCTTCTGAGCCTGTTTGCCTGAGGAGGACTCAGGGTGGCTCATatccccagccctgtcctcctCTCCCTACTCCTCCCCGTCCAGGGGGGGCTCCTCGGCTTCCTGGTCTCCGACCTGGGCACGGCTCTCGGGCACCCAGCCAGGACCTCCTGGGCTCGCGTCAGAAGCACTGCACATCTGGGCTGTCGGGGGGGCCCCAGGGGCCTCAGTGGGTCCTGCCTGACCCAGGCCCGCAGGGGCAGGGACACTGTCGTCTTCCTGAGCAGCAGGGGAGGCCTCGGCGACCTCttcaggggcaggggaggcctcGGCGACCTCttcaggggcaggggaggcctcGGCGACCTCttcaggggcaggggaggcctcCGGGACCTCttcaggggcaggggaggcctgGGCGGCTCCCGGGCTACCAGCAGTAACCTGGGCAGCATCTGCAGGGTCAGGAACAGCCTCACTGGCGCCTCCCGCGGCAGGGGCGGCCTGGGTGGCAGCTGGGTCTCCACCATCCCCAGGGGTCCCTTCCTCTCCCGTGTGCTGGTCCTGCTCCCTCACAGCTAGAGCCGCCTCCCAGGCCTCGGTCTCCCGAAGGAGCCGCAGCAGCCCCAGGAAGCCAGGCAGCCTCCTCTCCAGCCGCATCCTCCGCAGCTTGTCCCGCAGCGTCGCGTTGGGCCGGGCCTGCAGCAGCACCTGCCGGACTCGCACCTGGTCTGCGATGGCCGGGTGGACGGCCCCCTTCTCCATGGCCTCGTGCAGCAGGCCTTCCAGGCGCAGCACGTAGGCAAACAGACTCTCCTCGGGACGCTGCGAGCAGGTCAGGAACTTCAGCCGCGCGGTCATCCGGGTGTCCTTGTTCCCGAACACCTGCACGAGCGCGGTCAGGCAGTCCTGCACGGGGGTGTCAGGATTCTCTGCCAGGAGGCCACACATGAGATCCAGGGCAGGGCCGCCCAAGCTCTCCACCAGCcgcctcctcttctccctttctgacGTGTGGCACCACAGGCACAGCATGTCCTTGGCATGGTCTAGCCAGCTCTCAAAGGACTCTTCCCCGCAGCCCGGCTGCTCCCTCCCGGAAAAGGTTCTCAGTTCCTGGTAGGCCAGAGTTTtcagcaggggctgcagggcctcACTCCACTGCTGGGCCCAGGCATCTGCCTCACCTGCGGCTTCTTCCTCACCTGCAGATTCTGCCTCACCTGCAGCTGCTGCTTCACCCACAGATCCTGCCTCACCTGCTGCTCCTGCCTCATCTGCGGCTTCTTCCTCACCTGGGGCTTCTTCCTCACCTGAAGTTCCTGCCTCACCTGCTCCTTCCTCACCTGCAGCTCCTGCCTCACCTGCAGCTGCTGCCTCAGCTGTGGCTTCTTCCTCACCTGCAGCTGCCACCTCACCTGCAGATCCTGCCTCACCTGTGACTTCTTCACATACAGCTTCTTCACCTGCAGCTCCTGTAACACCTGTGGCTCCTGCCTCACCTGTGGCTTCTTCCtctcctgcagctcctgcctcATGTGCAGCTTCTTCACCTGCAGCTTCTTTCTCACCTGGAGCAGCTTCTTCAACTGCAGCTCCTGCCTCACGTGCAGCTCCTGTCACAGCTGCTCCTTCCTCACCTGTGGCTTCTTCCCCTCCTGGAGCTTTTTCTTCAGCTGCAACTTCTTCGCTTgcagctcctgcctctcctgcagctcctgcagctcctgcctctcctgcagctcctgcagctcctgcctctcctgcagctcctgcctctcctgcagctcctgcagctcctgcctctcctgcagctcctgcagctcctgcctctcctgcagctcctgcctctcctgcagctcctgcctcACCTGCCCATCTGGCCACTGCTTGACCCTGGGGCCTTGCAGGGAAATTGGGTCTGTCCTGTAAGTCAGCATCAtgggcctggggcaggaagatCACAGTCCAGGGTCCCCCCTTGCCTGGTATCTGTCGCGGGATCACACTTCGGTTTATATAGTCTGCAAACTCGACCAGggctgccctggcccccagctcCTTTCTGAAGACCTTGCCGAGCACTCGGTACCTGCCCAGGGGCCACAGCGCAGCCTGAAGGGCCTCCTGGAATTCGTCCTCCAGGCAGTCGTCAGGGATGCCCAGGATGAGCAGGGAGCGCTGCGCGTTCACGCCCATCCAGCCGCACCAGTCCTGCAGCGTCGCCAGCGCCATGGCCAGGGACCAGGGGGAGGAGTTGATGGGACAGGGACGGCTGCGCTGACTGTCGCAGTCTCTGCCGCAGCCTGTGAGTGCGAAGCGGGGAGAGGGACGTTGCTGCCACacagcccaccctgcccccaccgcccAGCCTGACACCAGCCACCCCCACAGCGGGGGCCTGAAGGGTCTCCCCTGCCCAGTGTCGCAGTGCGTGCGCCCCACCTTACCCCCAGCGCTGCGGCTCAGAGCCCCCTCCCTTCTGCGGAGGGAAGAACCCCTTTGGCCTCGGAGGACGCCCCCTGAGCAGATCACAGCAGCCGAAGTCCCTCCCACCGTCCCGTGAAACCCCGCAGCAGCCGCGGCGTCCCCTGCTCTCTCCCAGAGCCGGACCCCAGCCCCGCTCCCTGCGCAGAGCCCCCCTGCACCCGGCCACCCGCTCCCGCGCCCCTCCCCCTACAGCCCGAGCCCCTCGCtcgccccccacccctcacccctgcacaccccccctccccgctccccgcGCCGCGGGACCGCGACCCCTCTCGAGCCCACCGCCTGCCCGGGGCCCCGCGGCCACTTCGGGGTCCCGCACGAGCAAAGCGGCAGCCTGCTCACTTTCTCGGACTCTGCGGATGCTGCGTGGCCCGCGGGGACAGGGATGAGCCGCCTGGGAAGCCGCCCCCAAGCTCTGCGGCAGGGGGTGCAAGGAGGCACCTCTGCCGCGCTGTGCTGCCCAGTCGGGGGTCTCGGGGCCTGTGTGCTGAGGCCTGGTGGGCTTCCTGCTTCCCCAGAAGCCCAGGTAGATGAGGCAGAAAGATCTAGGAGTCTCCGTGGGAGGCAAATGGctagactggggggggggggtgggcatcATCAGTGTCGCCGTGGCAACGGGACCTGCGTCGTCTCGTCGTCGTAAGGGCTGGATGTGGTAAggcctggagcctccagaagcaACAGGCACATCCATTGGTCTTCCACTGACAGAATGGCCTCCATCAGTAACTGGGCAAAGTGGTGGGGCTGGGACTGAAAGTCAGGGGCAGGGGAACCTGAGACCAGGTCCCCAGTGCCACCAGGTCCCCAGTGCCTGCCCGCAGCACGCCTGGAATCCCACGACAGACACAGGCTGGCTCTGTTCCTCAGGGCAGCTCCTGACGCTGGGAAGCCATTGCATGGAAAGCGTGTGGGCTTTGAGTCACACCAGTGCAGGTCACCTAACAGCTGAGTGGCCTGTGCATGTCGCTGAACATCCATGcccctcatctgtaagatggcaATAAGAACACTGTCCTTGAAGGGTGGTCATAGACCTTTGCCTTCTGCTGGGCACACAGTAAGTCATCAGCAGATGACCATGCGCCGCTGGAAAGAAGGGGTGGTGAGGTGTGGGCACTGGGGCCTGGCATTGCAGCTCAGGGGTCCCAAGTCTGAGCCCTGAGGGAAAAAGTGATGTGAGTGGCAACAGATTGGCGAAGGTGACAGtgtgactttctgtttctataggcTTTGGTCAAGAGAGGCCTTTGGGGAACTCAGCGAATCTCTGACATGCCTAGGATGGGCCGTTCATCTGGTCAGCAGCTTTGGGAGTCTCCCAAGAGTGGACATTTGGTGCATCCTTGAGCACTGCTGCACAGGCGCCACCGAGAGTAGCAGTGGCAAGGAGCTGCCTGGCCACAGACATGAACAGTAAGGGTAGGAGCAGCAGAGGCAGACCGCATCTCGTGCTCCCTGCAAAGCGTAGGTAAGGGCCTTGTTCAGGAACTCTTGGGgtagattgatttttaaattgtctctAATTCTCCACTGCTCCATGTATCAACACCCTTGTGATACAGCTTCATCACAAGGTAGAGTCTATTTCCCCACCTCTGGAATCTAAGCTGGCCTAGAGACTTGCTTTGGAAAATAGAACAAGAGAGAACTGATGGGGTGCCAATTACTGTTGATCATGCACCACGTTTTCCTGTTACTTCACATGTTTGGGAGTTTTTTTTATTGCATACCAGGCACTGTAGTTTCCCTGAAGTCTATAACTTCAATCTAATCAGGATTTGAGATGGACCGTGGCTTGCATACagctttactttctttctttcttttttttttttttttttttgagacagagtctcactctgttgcccaggctagagtgagtgccgtggcgtcagcctagctcacagcaacctcaaactcctgagctcaagcgatcctcctgtctcagcctcccgagtagctgggactacaggcatgcgccaccatgcccggctaattttttctatatatatttttagctgtccatataatttctttctatttttagtagaggtggggggtctcgctcttgctcaggctggtctcgaactcctgagctcaaacgatccgcccacctcggcctcccagagtgctaggattacaggcgtgagccaccgcgccggcccagCTTTACTTTCTATTAGTTTAGTTAGTATCAGGTTCCAAATGCCTTGAAGGTAGGATTTGTGTTATAGGCTGCTTTCTCCAGTTGCTAAAGTCAAGCAGGCCTTTGGGGTCTAAATATAAgactgactctctctctctctctctcatcctgccccccaacacacacccccAGTCTGCACTTCTGTCTCCCATTGGGAGAATCCATACATGGTGAGAACTAGCTATGCTTTTGGGCTCCTATAGATTCCAATCTGTCTATCTAGGCCACAGAGTCACTGACAGTCCTTATCCAAGCAGTTTTTTCACCTATGACTGGCCCAATCCTCTGCTTTCTGAGCCCATTCTTGCCAGGGAGAAAATCgccatttgtatgtgtttgtCTCTCTCTGGAATTTAGTTACTTTAGACTTCATCACATACAGAACTCTCAAATGTCCATTCAAAATGTATGAGTTTTTGACCATCTGATTTTTTGTAGTTGTTACAGTGAGATTAATGATCTGTCATGACCTACATCCTAACCAGAAGTCAGAGCAAGCCTACTCCAGACCCATGAAGAAGGTCCTTCTTGCTCTTGagacattttaaatgataatCTCTTTAAACACTAGAAACTGCTTAAGATGGTAGGGGTATTGGTGTCTGTGACTTTTTGACATGAGAGGGAAAGTGACTGTAATGGATTTATCATTTCCCTGAAGCCCATTCCTGTAGATCTAGGGATATTGATAATGGGGGCTTGCTTTCGTTCCCTGGCTATGCAAGTAACAAGTAGACACAATTAGGCACCAGATttgtcaatgggaaaaaaatatgtagacCTGGTCCACCGAATATTTTTCTGAGATTCATATGGGGTTATCACCTATTTGAGTGGTGAAAGTCCTCCTTCTctcacccaccccaacccctctATTAACaattaaaatctgattttttttttttggtagagtgcTGGAACAATGGAATTTTGTGCAGCCAGACTGGGGAACCTGATGTTGGTTCACTAGACAAGTGTTCAATAACAAATGAGTGTTCAATAACAAATGACTACTTTCTCTTAAGACACCAAGGAATTTTGTATCCATATTTATTATCCTAATTGTTCACAATATATATCATTCTCTCCTGGAGGTACCACGTGATCATAGACCAGCAGCACTGGACATATTTATGCTCACAAAAAAACATTTTGGGCTCTATCCTGGGATCATTTGGGGAAATATGCTATTACAGCTTACATGGTGGCACCTGGGAAAAAGAGACAGAAGCAGCTGATAGAAATAAGGGCCACAGTGGATAGTGATATGATAACAGAAGTGAGTAGATGGTAGGAACTCGGTATAGTGGTATGGATGCTCACAGAttacacacagaaaataacaCATATAGGCTCCTAAGAACTGGGACTTCACCACACCAGCCCCCAGGAGGAAATGCCCCATGGCTCTCCTTCAGCGAgaagggggcagaggggatggcAGCTCATCTGGCTACTGATGTTGCACCTGTTGAGATCCCTGGTAAAAGTGCAGCTCCACCCAGAATGAGCATCCCAGAATGAGCATGGCAGAGCCATTCCTCCAGACCCCAGGCAGTCCAAAGGATATCCGTTATCAGCCCCCACCAGCACATGCTGTGCCCTGCCTGGAGGGCAGAACTGTGAccctttcctcccctttcttttttttttctttcttttttttttttttgagacagagtctcgctttgttgccctggctagagtgagtgccgtggcgtcagcctagctcacagcaacctcaaactcctgggcttaagcgatcctactgcctcagcctccagagcagctgggactacaggcatgtgccaccatgcccggctaattttttctatatacattttagttggccagataatttctttctatttttagtagagacggggtctcgctcttgctcaggctggtctcgaacttctgaccttgagcgatccacccacctcggcctcccagagtgctaggactacaggcgtgagccaccgcgcccggccttcctccCCTTTCTTGATAGTGTTTTTAGATGCACAAGTTTTTATGCActtcatttttatgaagtccacattattttttttcctttggttgcttgtgtttttggtgtcatatctaagaaaccattgcctaatccaagatcatgaagatcaacatctatgttttcttctaagagttttatagtttcagctcttGCGTGGAGGTgtttgatacattttgagtttttATAGCGTGTGAGGAGGGAGTCcaactaaattattttacatgtgGATAATCAGTTGtcttagcaccatttattgaaaagatgattttttttcctcatggagtggtcttggtgcccttgtcaaaaaaatcagttgaccataaattaTGGGTTTATTTATGGGCTCTAAATTCTAGTCCATTGATCTATAAGTCTACCCTTCTGCCAATACCAGACAGTCTCGATTACTGTAGTAATCAATAAAGTTTAGACAtttagaaatcaagaagtctaagtcctccaattttgttcttttttctcaagattgtttgAGCTATTCAAGGTCCCATATAATTGCAATTCCATATAAACTTTACAATTGGATTTTCcgtttctgaaaaaaaaaagatcattagaattttgatagggaatgcattgaatctgtagatcaactTGGGGATTagtgtcattttaacaatattaagtcttctaaccTATGAGCCcagaatttatttccatttatttaggtcttctttaatttctttcagcaatgttttgta belongs to Eulemur rufifrons isolate Redbay chromosome 30, OSU_ERuf_1, whole genome shotgun sequence and includes:
- the LOC138378824 gene encoding paraneoplastic antigen Ma6F-like, whose product is MALATLQDWCGWMGVNAQRSLLILGIPDDCLEDEFQEALQAALWPLGRYRQPGCGEESFESWLDHAKDMLCLWCHTSEREKRRRLVESLGGPALDLMCGLLAENPDTPVQDCLTALVQVFGNKDTRMTARLKFLTCSQRPEESLFAYVLRLEGLLHEAMEKGAVHPAIADQVRVRQVLLQARPNATLRDKLRRMRLERRLPGFLGLLRLLRETEAWEAALAVREQDQHTGEEGTPGDGGDPAATQAAPAAGGASEASPAPEEVAEASPAPEEVAEASPAAQEDDSVPAPAGLGQAGPTEAPGAPPTAQMCSASDASPGGPGWVPESRAQVGDQEAEEPPLDGEEGAPHSPSPGQAEPCSGKPTLIRVGPIATHVSSTGAPPTPTPSHQPPFLCKAAVCAPAPGGTSRPARPAASRPRARAVGFADAARLRLRGDASDSRGPNFAFA